A single Saccharolobus shibatae B12 DNA region contains:
- a CDS encoding protein kinase domain-containing protein, translating into MQLVLQLDDQKYLYVDGVIRPFDGKIKTRDDVIGYGVIYDAGKVKVLYDYKVVRVSDFSVVTQAILKEKIDNLNIYLFENGNIIYAYFGNLPNPKLNFPYMIIHGIPIALGSKTEIIEAIERDYRVALYALDNFRNDPSIVNHSILSLVKFEKCEDAVNYYKELRVSDPEVSLAVAQCMEKIGEELEALKIYSFLSEEKYRELESKIRSKVNSIIEEYRKEGNVKLLIDSVKMLPTYDAPLIELGWYYVNKRKFEDAVKYFEEAVKRVPTFHNLLLYAWSLISSEKYKEALEVIEKAERVKRNAGSAYIKGLALEGLNAPSQAEREFLYACREGIIDACMKIRSYKLYVPEPFDATAWLGYVLYGYEVKQLLGNGGMGYVLLVERNGRKYAMKVMKKEYTFIEMLYEVAKMQEISKRSEYLVKIFASFLDENWTDYFSSPPAIIMEYMEGGDLRSVLVDQEYSALRHSVKWPQVVAFVFSKLAKAVIEVHKEGYTHCDIKPSNVLFNKKLPRYGEDALNSLLNFEVVPKLSDLGSSVKIGTPVMHYTPYYAHPLQRFGNKAETMFDVYSFTVSLYVSLTNNFPYPEWLENEIEEAVKNSEKRKQALDDFHKAVPRLDYVPVEFKDLIMSGLKGEVSMLEINRKLEEILIEDYNIDINNLNSEAEKLISY; encoded by the coding sequence GTGCAGTTAGTATTACAGTTAGATGATCAGAAATATTTATACGTTGATGGCGTAATTAGGCCTTTTGATGGTAAGATAAAGACTAGGGATGACGTGATAGGGTACGGTGTTATTTATGATGCAGGTAAGGTAAAAGTTTTATACGATTATAAGGTAGTGAGAGTAAGTGATTTCAGTGTAGTTACACAAGCAATATTGAAGGAAAAAATAGATAATTTGAATATTTATTTGTTTGAAAACGGTAATATTATATACGCATATTTTGGAAATCTCCCTAATCCTAAATTAAACTTTCCATACATGATTATACATGGGATACCTATCGCATTAGGTTCTAAAACTGAGATAATAGAAGCTATAGAAAGGGACTATAGGGTTGCACTATATGCATTAGACAATTTTAGGAATGACCCTAGCATAGTAAATCATTCTATTTTATCTTTAGTCAAATTTGAGAAATGTGAGGATGCAGTAAACTATTATAAGGAATTGAGAGTTTCTGACCCAGAGGTTTCCTTAGCCGTAGCTCAATGTATGGAGAAGATAGGAGAGGAATTGGAGGCCTTAAAGATCTATTCATTTCTATCCGAAGAGAAGTATAGGGAGTTGGAGAGTAAGATTAGAAGTAAGGTAAACTCAATTATTGAGGAATATAGGAAAGAGGGAAACGTGAAGCTCTTAATAGACTCTGTTAAGATGTTACCAACGTATGACGCACCACTTATTGAATTAGGCTGGTATTACGTTAACAAGAGGAAGTTTGAGGATGCTGTAAAATACTTCGAGGAAGCTGTTAAAAGAGTACCTACGTTCCATAATCTGTTGCTATACGCATGGTCTCTTATAAGTAGTGAGAAATATAAGGAGGCATTAGAGGTTATTGAGAAAGCGGAAAGGGTTAAGCGGAATGCCGGTTCCGCATACATAAAAGGATTAGCTTTAGAGGGTTTAAATGCCCCATCTCAAGCTGAAAGAGAGTTCCTCTATGCGTGTAGGGAAGGGATAATTGATGCGTGTATGAAGATTAGATCGTATAAGCTTTACGTACCAGAGCCTTTTGATGCTACAGCCTGGTTAGGCTATGTGCTCTATGGATACGAAGTAAAACAATTGTTGGGAAATGGCGGTATGGGTTATGTGTTATTAGTTGAGAGAAATGGTAGGAAGTATGCTATGAAAGTGATGAAGAAGGAATATACTTTTATAGAAATGCTTTATGAAGTTGCTAAAATGCAAGAAATCTCGAAGAGATCTGAATACTTAGTTAAAATATTTGCTAGTTTTCTAGATGAGAATTGGACAGATTACTTTAGTTCTCCACCCGCAATAATAATGGAATATATGGAAGGGGGTGACTTAAGGTCAGTCTTAGTCGATCAAGAGTATTCTGCGTTACGTCATTCGGTCAAGTGGCCTCAAGTAGTTGCATTCGTGTTCTCTAAACTCGCAAAAGCCGTTATAGAAGTTCATAAGGAAGGGTATACACATTGTGACATAAAACCATCTAATGTTCTGTTCAATAAGAAGCTACCTAGGTACGGAGAAGATGCTCTAAATTCTTTACTCAATTTTGAAGTTGTACCTAAATTATCTGATCTAGGTTCATCGGTAAAAATAGGTACTCCAGTAATGCACTATACTCCCTATTATGCCCATCCCTTACAGAGATTCGGGAATAAAGCCGAAACTATGTTCGACGTTTACTCGTTTACAGTATCCCTTTACGTATCTCTCACTAACAACTTTCCATACCCAGAATGGTTAGAAAATGAAATTGAGGAAGCTGTAAAGAATTCAGAGAAAAGAAAACAAGCTTTGGACGATTTTCATAAAGCAGTACCAAGGCTTGACTATGTACCAGTGGAATTTAAGGACCTTATAATGAGTGGGCTAAAGGGCGAAGTTAGTATGTTAGAGATAAATAGAAAACTGGAAGAAATTTTGATTGAAGATTATAACATAGACATTAATAATTTGAACAGTGAAGCAGAAAAGCTTATAAGCTATTGA
- a CDS encoding aldo/keto reductase, which produces MKLCNKEISQIGFGTWKIGGGYWNPDYSKDSYYIEMLKYVISKGINIIDTAEMYGGGHSEELVGKSIQDFDRDGIFIITKVWSNHLRYDDLIRSAKNSLRRLNSKYIDLYLIHWPNSSVPLEESIRAMEELVDQGIVNCIGVSNFDVKLLEEAMSLTKKYEIVANEIEYNVENKSAEKDVIPFCERNNIKVIAYSPLARGNIKSNKILDEIGRKYNRTSVQVALNYLMRRSIPIPKASTKDHIDEILGALGWNLSDEDYERISKI; this is translated from the coding sequence ATGAAGTTATGTAACAAAGAGATATCGCAAATTGGGTTTGGGACTTGGAAAATTGGCGGAGGTTATTGGAATCCAGATTATTCTAAGGATTCCTATTATATCGAGATGTTAAAGTATGTAATAAGTAAGGGGATAAACATTATCGATACTGCGGAAATGTACGGTGGAGGACATTCGGAAGAACTAGTTGGAAAATCTATACAAGATTTCGATAGAGATGGAATTTTCATTATAACCAAGGTATGGTCTAATCACTTGAGATATGATGATTTAATAAGATCTGCTAAAAATAGTCTAAGAAGGCTCAACTCAAAGTATATTGATCTATATTTGATCCATTGGCCAAATTCTTCAGTACCTTTAGAGGAAAGTATAAGGGCAATGGAGGAATTGGTAGATCAAGGCATTGTAAATTGTATTGGAGTGAGTAATTTTGATGTCAAACTTTTAGAAGAGGCCATGTCGTTAACTAAAAAATATGAAATAGTTGCAAATGAAATAGAGTATAATGTTGAGAATAAAAGCGCAGAAAAAGATGTTATACCGTTTTGTGAAAGGAATAATATAAAAGTAATAGCCTATTCTCCTCTCGCTAGAGGAAATATCAAGAGCAACAAGATATTAGATGAAATCGGACGAAAATATAATAGAACTTCTGTTCAAGTGGCATTAAACTACCTTATGAGGAGATCGATACCAATACCTAAGGCATCGACTAAAGATCACATTGATGAGATCTTGGGAGCTTTAGGATGGAATTTAAGTGATGAGGATTATGAGAGAATTTCCAAAATCTAA